In Cherax quadricarinatus isolate ZL_2023a chromosome 35, ASM3850222v1, whole genome shotgun sequence, the following are encoded in one genomic region:
- the LOC128695183 gene encoding sialidase-like, with protein sequence MWEKRQVAAVWAVVWVVVLMGGADSTFSRNRGRYRPPAKCTPVYVTMYQTQTVQQPVYMTVYRTQQVPTTLYQTVYKTVNEVQYSTRYVQQYVTTTAYRTQFNTQTIYSTSYSVQYEPVYLTSTNYVPSYVTTTEISYQYETKTQFKTQYSTVTQPKYVTSTKYSTEYKTEYQTKYQPQYVTVTSTQQSYKTECPQQGYGAPQQSYGVPQQGLPSPQIFPSQVYNVPVLEAQPQQSYGTPSAPAPQQSYGPPSAPQQSYGTPSAPQQSYGTPSAPQQSYGTPSAPQQSYGTPSAPQQSYGTPSAPQQSYGTPSAPQQSYGTPSAPQQSYGSPSAPQQSYGSPSAPQQSYGTPSAPQQSYGTPSAPQQSYGTPSAPQRSYGTPSAPAPQQSYGTPSAPAPQQSYGTPSAPAPQQSYGTPSAPAPQQSYGTPSAPAPQQSYGTPSAPAPQQSYGTPSAPAPQQSYGTPSAPAPQQSYGTPSAPAPQQSYGTPSAPAPQQSYGTPSAPAPQQSYGTPSAPAPQQSYGTPSAPAPQQSYGTPSAPAPQQSYGTPSAPAPQQSYGTPSAPAPQQSYGTPSAPAPQQSYGTPSAPAPQQSYGTPSAPAPQQSYGTPSAPAPQQSYGTPSAPASQQSYGTPSAPAPQQSYGTPSAPAPQQSYGTPSAPASQQSYGTSLVSIPEQFYELPLAPAPQQSYEVPSLPVSQSYGVPSGPILQESYTAPISPAIDESYGAPLSQDLQDSYVVSQPPTPIFVNPPATQDSYAASQLEIIPLSPVAVLESYSPSQEGPQDSYLPPPAPQDSYREPSNNLDLGPESFGTFVEDFGPSFAVYRGQKKRELPAEEIKVMKDKMKIISKTDTPED encoded by the exons ATGTGGGAGAAGAGGCAGGTGGCAGCTgtgtgggcggtggtgtgggtggtagtgctgatgggcGGGGCTGACTCCACCTTTAGCAGGAACAGAGGGCGCTATAGGCCGCCTGCAAAGTGTACCCCTGTGTATGTCACTATGTACCAGACACAAACTGTCCAG CAACCCGTGTATATGACTGTATACCGGACGCAGCAGGTCCCCACCACTCTGTACCAGACAGTGTATAAGACAGTTAACGAAGTGCAGTACTCCACCCGGTACGTGCAGCAGTACGTCACTACCACCGCATACCGTACCCAGTTCAACACCCAGACCATCTACTCCACCTCCTACAGCGTCCAGTACGAACCTGTCTATCTCACTTCTACCAACTATGTGCCTTCCTATGTCACCACCACAGAGATCTCGTACCAGTACGAGACGAAGACGCAGTTCAAAACTCAGTACTCGACGGTGACGCAGCCAAAGTACGTCACATCGACGAAGTACAGCACAGAGTACAAGACAGAGTACCAAACAAAGTATCAACCCCAGTATGTGACAGTCACCAGCACTCAGCAGTCGTACAAGACTGAATGTCCTCAGCAGGGTTATGGGGCCCCACAGCAGAGCTACGGAGTCCCCCAGCAAGGGCTTCCGTCACCACAGATCTTTCCATCCCAAGTGTACAATGTTCCAGTACTAGAAGCACAACCTCAGCAGTCTTATGGAACCCCTTCAGCACCAGCCCCTCAACAATCTTATGGACCTCCTTCAGCCCCTCAACAATCTTATGGAACTCCTTCAGCCCCTCAACAATCTTATGGAACTCCTTCAGCCCCTCAGCAATCTTATGGAACCCCTTCAGCCCCTCAACAATCTTATGGAACTCCTTCAGCCCCTCAACAATCTTATGGAACCCCTTCAGCCCCTCAACAGTCTTATGGAACTCCTTCAGCCCCTCAACAATCTTATGGAACCCCTTCAGCCCCTCAACAATCTTATGGAAGTCCTTCAGCCCCTCAACAGTCTTATGGAAGCCCTTCAGCACCTCAACAGTCTTATGGAACTCCTTCAGCACCTCAACAGTCTTATGGAACCCCTTCAGCACCTCAACAGTCTTATGGAACCCCTTCAGCACCTCAACGGTCTTATGGAACTCCTTCAGCACCAGCACCTCAGCAGTCTTATGGAACCCCTTCAGCACCAGCACCTCAACAGTCTTATGGAACCCCTTCAGCACCAGCACCTCAACAGTCTTATGGAACTCCTTCAGCACCAGCACCTCAACAGTCTTATGGAACTCCTTCAGCACCAGCACCTCAACAGTCTTATGGAACCCCTTCAGCACCAGCACCTCAGCAGTCTTATGGAACTCCTTCAGCACCAGCACCTCAACAGTCTTATGGAACTCCTTCAGCACCAGCACCTCAACAGTCTTATGGAACCCCTTCAGCACCAGCACCTCAACAGTCTTATGGAACTCCTTCAGCACCAGCACCTCAACAGTCTTATGGAACTCCTTCAGCACCAGCACCTCAACAGTCTTATGGAACTCCTTCAGCACCAGCACCTCAACAGTCTTATGGAACCCCTTCAGCACCAGCACCTCAACAGTCTTATGGAACCCCTTCAGCACCAGCACCTCAACAGTCTTATGGAACTCCTTCAGCACCAGCACCTCAACAGTCTTATGGAACCCCTTCAGCACCAGCACCTCAGCAGTCTTATGGAACTCCTTCAGCACCAGCACCTCAACAGTCTTATGGAACCCCTTCAGCACCAGCACCTCAGCAGTCTTATGGAACTCCTTCAGCACCAGCACCTCAACAGTCTTATGGAACTCCTTCAGCACCAGCACCTCAACAGTCTTATGGAACTCCTTCAGCACCAGCATCTCAGCAATCTTATGGAACTCCTTCAGCACCAGCACCTCAACAGTCTTATGGAACTCCTTCAGCACCAGCACCTCAACAGTCTTATGGAACTCCTTCAGCACCAGCATCTCAGCAATCTTATGGAACTTCTTTAGTATCAATTCCTGAACAGTTCTATGAACTTCCTTTAGCACCAGCACCTCAACAGTCCTATGAAGTTCCTTCATTGCCGGTATCTCAATCTTACGGAGTTCCTTCAGGTCCAATACTTCAGGAATCCTACACGGCTCCTATATCACCAGCAATCGATGAATCCTACGGGGCTCCTCTATCACAAGATCTCCAGGATTCTTACGTGGTTTCTCAGCCACCAACTCCCATTTTCGTGAATCCTCCAGCAACTCAGGATAGCTACGCAGCTTCTCAGCTGGAAATCATACCACTGTCTCCTGTCGCTGTTTTAGAATCCTACAGCCCTTCTCAAGAAGGACCACAGGATTCCTACTTacctcctccagcaccacaaGATTCTTACAGAGAGCCCTCAAATAACTTAGATCTAGGACCAGAGTCCTTTGGAACGTTCGTGGAAGATTTTGGCCCATCTTTTGCTGTATATAGAGGGCAAAAGAAACGGGAACTTCCAGCTGAAGAAATCAAGGTGATGAAGGACAAAATGAAGATCATTAGCAAGACTGACACACCTGAAGACTAG